A region of the Mytilus galloprovincialis chromosome 1, xbMytGall1.hap1.1, whole genome shotgun sequence genome:
AATTGGCAGGGAAACCCCAAAACCATTATGATGAAACAATTGAGGTCGCATGTCTATGATTAAGATTGTGATAGAGTTTGATAAattcaggaacatatatatactgttcccagataaATTGTTATAAGGGGTTTAAGAGGAGTATCGAATGAAAAAATATCGGTAGACCAAACATTATGCAATGGCAAGGTTCTTTACTAAGAATAATCCGCGCCCCTCcacaatccaaaaaaaaaaaaagaaacgtagaaagAATACAAAATCGTTATATGGTTAAGATTTCTTTTTAAGTTTGAATAGAGGTTTAGGAGGAAAGGTGTCTACACCGTCATTTTATTATTATGGGCAGATATGATGTCAtttaaaatcaaaccaaaaatgtattcaaatgacaaaatgatatgataggtgcaaaaacaaataatttcaatagtatttagtaaaaaaattatatgtaaatTTCATATCCGCATCTGCTGGggaaaaatgtaatttttgtcCAGCAGATGCGGATATACAACAACatacggacaaacaaacagacggaATCCTTTGTCACTCTAAAAGATGAGATATAATTAACTATGTACTAACAATtcagaaatgaaatgaaaatgaaaatttatcaTCTTTATATCACAAAATAGGAATCTGAGAAAGTCCGAAAAAAACTTTGCTCTTGTGAGGAACCATTTTACTTCGAAAAGAGGGGGATAGTAAAAAAGGTATTCTTACATGTATTGCCAAAATGATGGAACAAATATTCTTCTGTTCAATCACAATCAGAGAACAAAAAAAAGTATTCtaaatccagattttccccatactttatagtgttaaattttaagcaaataatttgattgatagcgttaaaaaaataaataaaattttctgACTCAAACAAAAAGCAATACCCCACCCCTTTTAACGTATATTGGTTGCTCCCTATAGTGACTATACCATTCATCGACGTCATAAACATCTCTTTTGACAACGTTATCGTCGATGTATCGTCGATAAATTGCACAAGGATAAATTTTTAGACGTCTAAATTGATCTCGTGCAGCATTTCTGAAGAAAATAGACTTCGTAAGCGGAGAGTGGTAAGTTACTTTAAAGTATTTTTCTTaagttctttgttttgtttttcaaatttttaaaggGGTAAAGGGAAGCGGTTCAAACGGATTTCATAATGCTTTTTTAATTTGCAGTTGActcaacaataataataaattctttatttaaagagggtaactcaattagaaatagtctaattttcattgaggccctcaaacaaaatacatgcatacagttaacattcatacattcatacattaatttacaatatatattactagtatatacacaattcaatcattgaaatatacaaagggtaataaatgacaatatttgatatagttttgttagaggaaaacaaattagttgacttgcatataattttcaagaaaatgattataactatgtttcttgaataattccacattaggacatttctttatttcgagtggtaaattattccatactttggttgcagaataatgaaaagataaTCAACAGGACAACTTCAGTATGGAGTGGACagcagaaaaagaagaaaaagtacATAAAGTAGTAGCTGGGTTCAGTGAAGCAATCATTTGTGTTGCGACATTTGAATTCACATACGAACAGTGGGCAAATGTAGAAGGAGACATAAGAGCAGCTGAGGATAGGGAATCTGCCCTGATAAAGGAGTTAGGTATGTCAGTAATCTCCCACCCCTGAATTTTGTAATACAAAATTGTCTATTATAATCATTTCGAACTACTTATATTTCTCGTAACCGTAGACCAAATCCTGTCAAAATCGTATTTATACGAAATGTTAATTTCCCAGATATCATACTTTTCTTGAGTTGTTAGGTTGTTGTCTAATTTTTGAAATGTACCTGCTTTCGCATTAATATATGTCTCTGGCAGCACTAAATGtgcaagaaaattaaaattacacTCTCATGTTGCTCTATTTAGACAAATTAAAAGAACATGGCACAACCGAAAAAGAAGATTTAGAAAGGGGAGAATATGGGTTGAAAGTTCAAGACGACACCGGTGATATATCTGACGAATTGAAAGACTTGGACGAGGCATTAGACGTGGCAGAACAACAGATGGCATCTATAAGATCAGAACGTCAAGGTGCACCTATGAGTGCAGCAGAGCAACAAGAGGCATTAATTAGAGCAGAACATCAAGAGGAATCATTGAGTGCACCAGAACAGCTAGAGGCATCTGCGAGTGCAGCAGAACAAGAGGAATCTATGAGTGTAGAAGAACAAAAAGAGGCATACATGAAATTAGCAGGTAATGACATAATTTCTTAATTCCATTGccacttgttttattttaatagttttaattctgatttgttttACACTTTAACTTCATAAACAGTTCTACCTTAATATGTCCGTGTTTTTGTTGATCTTTTTTACTCTTACCTGATTAGTAGCATATTTTCTgttagtatatttaaaaaaaatgttaagtcgTTTTCGGTGTTTTCGTTAGAGAGTGAAAATCCTTATCATCATTGGCTGGATCTGTAAATCTTATGTTattttgtcaggtttttttttgtagtttttttttaaaatgaaaatgacaatatAGTTATATTCATGAgggtattttatttttagatgttttaGGACCAACAGAAAAATCGCCAAAGAATGCCGGATATCTTTTCCAGGTACAAtacaatatttaagaaataagtCCTGGGGGTTTGAGCTATTCTGATCTGTCCACGGTTTTGCacttttttcttaatattttaccaCGAGCGACAGTGCTGTTCTCTATTGTTTGTATTGTGTCTTTTACTTCTTCGGGCCACAAGGGttactggggaatagaaatatggccGCTTATtgttcttccgaccggcagtaaaaacgcttgccgaagtggggcttccgtttggctgtgcgggatgtatcaagtacACAGCCACATCCGATCAGAATGGGGACACTAAATCCGATGCCTTGTGTAAAGAAAGTGACATGCTCTCTGCACGTTAAGAATCCTTGCAACAACAACAACTGTTtgagggtccgtaggtggcctgttacacgtcaaaatttctgtccctatccaaatACCCTCTATTCCAATGGCAATCCAAATTTCGCCGACCATCATTACGGATGGCCTCTTTTACAAGACCTATCTAGTATTGTATTTATTGTCAACTCGTTCTCGTccagaacatgcatgaaatattttccactggacgttaagcaaccatcaatcaatcaacttaTTTCTTCGGCGTAGACGGAATGCATAGTTGGTGGGATCTTGTATACTGTCCAATATGTTTAGTATAATTCCTGTTAtgcttttaatgtttgatgaGATATGGTTTATAGATATTTTCCCCAAAACACAATACATGTGAAAGTGTAACATGTTGTACAActatattataacaattatatatacatgttgtgATATTTTCATAGGATATTGTCCAGAATTCTAAACAGAATGGAGCTATTAGCCAaaaatcaaaaaaggacaaaaagaggataaaaagaaatattaagaaaGACGAGAAATTAAGAGAAAAAATTGCTAAAAAAGAGGAAAAAGTTGTACAGTTGCACTTTAAGTTGGTAGATCAAATTATGAAAAGGTACAACAAGGACATCAAAGTACAACGAAAAAAGGAAGAACAAAGGAGAAAGAAGATTGACAAGATTGAGATAAAAGCTCAAAAGATGTTGGAGAAAGGTattcatttttttgaaatgtaCACTTCCAGGTTTTTTTTCCTTAAACGATTCTATATGGACGCCTTTAACAGGACgagtaatattttaaaatgtaaggACATGCTaatgatatttgaagaaaaaaaaaacatagtacaaactagaatttttttattatttttaattcaacCATCATGTTTTACATGTGTAAATACGAAATATAATCATAATATAATCACATCTTTGCATgtttcaatcttattaaaataagttcgCATCACTTGCTCCTCGATTTTTTATATGTCGCCGTGTGTATAATAAGATTGTGCAAGTTTCTTAAGcggttattgaaataaaaattggtgtgctgtattttttttttactatt
Encoded here:
- the LOC143073723 gene encoding uncharacterized protein LOC143073723, which translates into the protein MEWTAEKEEKVHKVVAGFSEAIICVATFEFTYEQWANVEGDIRAAEDRESALIKELDKLKEHGTTEKEDLERGEYGLKVQDDTGDISDELKDLDEALDVAEQQMASIRSERQGAPMSAAEQQEALIRAEHQEESLSAPEQLEASASAAEQEESMSVEEQKEAYMKLADVLGPTEKSPKNAGYLFQDIVQNSKQNGAISQKSKKDKKRIKRNIKKDEKLREKIAKKEEKVVQLHFKLVDQIMKRYNKDIKVQRKKEEQRRKKIDKIEIKAQKMLEKEMKRIKKVDAKDEKKKKTPIMVEKDKKHDTKKSKTKKETENNKGQEMKEARNKDGVKAMKKNKTKKEAKKNKDEKRKESQTMENIDNDGKKNSVSANIQAFLRIFSCNKRQEKDEAVV